Proteins from a single region of Melanotaenia boesemani isolate fMelBoe1 chromosome 3, fMelBoe1.pri, whole genome shotgun sequence:
- the LOC121636659 gene encoding deoxyribonuclease gamma-like — MKVAAFNMKNLGMKKVTDKDVSKYLIKIISRYSVVVILEVVDKSGKAMALLQEKLNNTGKNRQHPYTMIASSQLGRRSYKEQYVCFYREDEVTLKDHMQYEDNQVGDEDAFAREPFILRFSCPTTVVKDLILIPVHTKPKDAQKELDELYDVVQHVRKKWKTDNIMLLGDFNADGRYLSQKKKESIRIYSAAFHWLIDDDVDTTASNNNDNTYDRIVVYGDTMEEAIVARSANAFNFQKAFKLTDEEALNISDHYPVEVALKAQPAAKRKQQQPAASKTPTKRRR; from the exons ATGAAAGTAGCAGCCTTCAACATGAAGAACCTGGGAATGAAAAAAGTCACCGACAAAGATGTCAGCAAGTACCTTATCAAG ATTATTTCTCGGTACAGTGTGGTGGTGATACTGGAGGTGGTGGATAAAAGTGGCAAAGCCATGGCCCTCCTACAGGAAAAACTTAACAACACTGG GAAAAACAGACAACATCCCTACACCATGATCGCCAGCAGCCAGCTGGGACGGCGCTCCTACAAGGAGCAGTATGTTTGCTTCTACAG AGAGGACGAAGTGACACTCAAAGACCATATGCAGTATGAAGACAATCAAGTTGGAGATGAGGATGCCTTCGCCAGAGAGCCCTTCATCCTGCGCTTCAGCTGTCCCACCACAG TTGTGAAAGACCTGATCCTGATTCCAGTCCACACCAAGCCAAAGGATGCACAGAAAGAGCTGGATGAGCTTTATGATGTGGTGCAGCATGTCAGGAAGAAGTGGAAAACTGAC AACATTATGCTTTTAGGGGACTTCAATGCAGATGGACGATATCTCTcccaaaaaaagaaggaaagcatCCGTATCTACTCTGCAGCGTTTCACTGGCTGATAGACGATGATGTTGACACCACAGCTAGCAACAACAATGACAACACCTATGACAG GATCGTGGTGTATGGAGACACCATGGAGGAAGCCATCGTCGCCCGGTCTGCCAATGCATTCAACTTCCAGAAAGCATTCAAGCTCACTGATGAAGAG GCTCTCAACATCAGTGACCATTACCCTGTGGAGGTGGCACTGAAGGCCCAACCAGCAGCAAAGAGGAAGCAACAACAGCCAGCTGCATCCAAGACACCAACAAAAAGAAGACGTTAG
- the sec13 gene encoding protein SEC13 homolog — translation MVSVINTVDTSHEDMIHDAQMDYYGTRLATCSSDRTVKIFDVRNGGQILVADLRGHEGPVWQVAWAHPMFGNILASCSYDRKVIVWKEENGAWDKMYEYTGHESSVNSVCWGPYEFGVILACGSSDGAISLLTFTGDQQWDVKKISNAHTIGCNAVSWAPAVIPGSLIDQPSGQKPNYVKRFVSGGCDNLVKLWKEEDGQWKEDQKLEAHSDWVRDVGWAPSIGLPTSTIASCSQDGRVFIWTCDDPAGNTWTAKLLHKFNDVVWHVSWSITGNILAVSGGDNKVTLWKESMDGQWACISDVSKGQGAVSTITDTQQNEQ, via the exons ATG GTTTCTGTTATTAACACAGTTGACACCTCTCACGAGGATATGATT CACGATGCCCAAATGGATTACTACGGGACTCGACTTGCCACCTGCTCCTCTGACCGCACCGTCAAGATCTTTGATGTCAGGAATGGAGGACAGATTCTGGTGGCAGATCTCAGAGG TCATGAGGGCCCAGTATGGCAGGTAGCGTGGGCTCACCCAATGTTCGGCAACATCCTGGCTTCCTGTTCCTATGACCGTAAAGTCATCGTCTGGAAGGAGGAGAATGGAGCCTGGGACAAGATGTATGAGTACACTGGACATGAGTCATCAG TTAACTCTGTTTGCTGGGGTCCCTATGAATTTGGTGTAATCCTGGCCTGCGGCAGCTCGGATGGAGCAATTTCCCTTCTCACATTTACTGGAGATCAACAGTGGGACGTGAAGAAAATCAGCAATGCACACACT attGGCTGTAATGCCGTGAGCTGGGCTCCTGCTGTGATTCCTGGAAGCCTGATTGATCAGCCATCAGGACAGAAACCAAACTATGTCAAACGCTTTGTCTCTGGAGGCTGCGACAATCTGGTTAAACTGTGGAA AGAAGAAGAcggtcagtggaaggaggaCCAGAAGCTGGAGGCACACAGTGACTGGGTGAGAGATGTTGGCTGGGCTCCTTCTATTGGTCTTCCCACCAGTACCATTGCCAGCTGCTCCCAG GATGGACGCGTGTTCATCTGGACATGTGACGACCCCGCAGGCAACACCTGGACAGCCAAACTGCTCCACAAGTTTAATGACGTGGTCTGGCACGTCAGCTGGTCTATCACTGGAAATATACTGGCTGTTTCTGGTGGAGACAACAAG GTGACACTGTGGAAGGAGTCGATGGATGGTCAGTGGGCATGCATCAGTGACGTAAGCAAAGGCCAGGGCGCCGTCTCCACCATCACAGATACCCAGCAGAATGAGCAGTGa